The Primulina tabacum isolate GXHZ01 chromosome 16, ASM2559414v2, whole genome shotgun sequence genome window below encodes:
- the LOC142529174 gene encoding protein LURP-one-related 12-like, which translates to MPSRSWKPRAKKIVKNELAMVELGYVYKEEIHLTVRKTSFFFSGDGFNAYDSKGELVFRVDSYGRDAGEATELVLMDAAGGCILTLRRKRPSLHQRWEGFAGERMEGHDPLFSVRRSSLIGRSAITVEVYSNTGEEYQIEGSFAFRSCTVFNAEKEAVAKIRRKVDASTNVVLGKDVFLLSLKPGFGGAFVMALVLVLDQIDGDGDYAGWDWNYSVHRQ; encoded by the exons ATGCCTTCAAGGAGCTGGAAGCCCAGAGCCAAGAAAATCGTGAAGAATGAGCTGGCCATGGTGGAGCTAGGATATGTGTACAAAGAAGAAATCCATCTTACTGTCAGGAAAACTTCGTTTTTCTTCTCTGGAGATGGCTTCAATGCTTATGACTCCAAAGGTGAACTCGTTTTCAGGGTCGATTCATACGGCCGGGATGCTGGGGAGGCTACTGAACTTGTTCTTATGGATGCCGCAGGCGGATGCATCCTCACTCTCCGCCGCAAG AGGCCGAGTTTGCATCAGAGGTGGGAAGGGTTCGCCGGGGAGAGAATGGAGGGGCATGATCCACTGTTCAGCGTGCGCAGGTCCTCGTTAATCGGGCGGTCAGCAATCACCGTCGAAGTGTACAGCAATACAGGCGAGGAGTACCAGATAGAGGGTTCCTTCGCTTTCCGGAGCTGCACCGTTTTCAACGCGGAGAAGGAAGCCGTGGCAAAGATCCGCCGCAAAGTGGATGCCTCCACCAATGTTGTGCTGGGGAAAGACGTTTTCTTGCTTTCTTTGAAGCCGGGCTTCGGCGGCGCGTTCGTAATGGCGCTGGTCTTGGTGCTCGATCAGATCGACGGCGACGGTGATTACGCCGGCTGGGATTGGAATTACAGTGTACACCGCCAATAA